TCGATCAAAATccaaagtaaaaaacaattTAAGTACAGCTCATCAATACTCCGTCCACGATGAATATTGAGTAATGCAGCATTACTAATGCTTTAGAAAAGCTGTCAAAAGGTCCTTAAAGTAATCAACGGAATTGGCCTTAAGGCACGAATTAGAGTGGCACATTTTAGAGACTCGGATAAAGATTTGACAGTAGCTTCTGCTGCATTCTTCCTCACTAAAATACGCTCATCCCTCACTTTAGATTGGCCGATATAAATTCAGGCAGGGTTTTAAGAGACTCCGCAAGCCCGTCTCCAACATCaactatttaaaagaaaaaaaaaacaatatgtaAATCCAATATTGCTTTGGTTGACCTCATAGGGATGTGATTATAAGTATTCGTTCAATACTACGTAACttgattcttattttcttactaCTTAAAGCAGGATCCATTATGTCTGGGGAACTTGTGTCATTTGCAATAGAAAAGCTATGGGACCTACTGAGCCATGAATACGAACAATTTCAGGGAGTTGAAGATCAAGATATAATGAGCTAAAAACTGATTTAAACACATTAAAGTCATTTTTGAAAGATGCAAACGCAAAAAAGCATACAAGTGAAGTGGTGAGAAGCTTTGTGAAAAGGATCAATGAGATTGTTCTTGACGCTGAAGATACAATTGAACGCACTATTCTGAAAGATGTACTCGGACGTGGTAGCATCGGAAGACTTGCGTGCATTGCTCCGAAACGCATGAAGATTGCATCAGAAATTGGAAGCTTAACTAAGACGATCAAGAAAGCAGTTCGTGATATGAACGATTTTGAGGTACACCAGAGAATTGACGATGTAAAGGATCCACAACCTTCTCAACAAAGACAAGAATTTCCTAAAATTCACGAAGGAAATCTTGTGGGGATGGAAGCAAATGTTAAGACATTACTAGGATATTTGGTGGAGGGAGATGATATTCAAGTTGTTTCCATAACCGGGATGGGTGGTCTTGGGAAAACCACCCTTGCTAGACAAGTTTTTCATGACAACCTTGTTAAAAAGAAGTTTGATAGACTCGCATGGGTCTGTGTTTCCCAAGTTTGTGATCATATCAAAGTGTGGCAAGCAATCTTGCAGAATTTCAGATCCAAAGAACAGCAAAATGAAATCCAGAAGATGACAAAAGCTGCCCTCCAAGGCGAACTCTTTGAACTGTTAGAAACATCAAACTCGTTAATCGTATTAGATGACATATGGAATAAAGAAGATTGGGACTTGATCAAGCGAATATTTCCACACAAAGCAGGTGATAACCTCATATGTTATGGTACAAATATAActcattatgtttttttgtgttATATTACTATATAATAGCCAAAGGGTAAATGTTTTACAGGTTCGAAGGTGCTACTTACTTCTCGAAATGAACGAGTCGCAAGACCTGGAGAAACATATATAGACTTTAAACCAGAATGCCTATCTGATCAAGACAGTTGGACACTTTTCAAAAGTATAGCGATGCCCAGAAAAGATGCATCTGGTAAGAATTCAAATTAATGTTTTGGAATGATCGCAAGACATCAGATAACTTATTAtgtagtcaaaaaaaaaagaaaaagataacttATTatcacatattaataaaatattatttttgacccaaaaaaatgaaatattatttttttgttttataatttggcAGAAATGACTCCAGGTGATGAGGAGGTGGAAAAGATGGAAAAGATGGGAAAGAAAATGATGGAACATTGTCGAGGATTGCCTTTGGCTATCAGAGTGTTAGGAGGATTGCTGGCTGAGAAATACACAATTCACAACTGGGAACGGTTATCTTTGAATGTTGGATCTCATCTCGTTGGTAGAACCAGTGACGACAACAATAATTCGCTTAACCATATATTGTCTCTAAGCTTTGAAGAGTTGCCTGTTTATCTGAAGCTTTTCTTCCTCTACCTGGCCCATTTTCCAGAAGATTATGAGATAAATGTTGAAGATCTGTCTTATTACTGGGCTGCAGAACGAATACTTGAGTATGGAACTAGAGACCGCATTCGAGATGTTGGAGATAATTACTTTTGGGAGTTGGTGAGAAGAAATATGGTTATATCCGAAATAGACAAAACCACTGGGAGATTTGAGACATGCCGTTTGCATGACTTGATGAGAgatatttgtttgtttaaagCCAAAGAAGAGAATTTCCTACATACTGTTGGTGTCCGCTCTCCGACTTCACACTATCAGTCACGGAGGTTTGTCTCACATGATCCGACTACATTGAATGTTGAGAAAGATATTAGTAATCCAAAGGTTCGATCTATAGTGGTTTTCTGGAAGTCGGATTTGTATTCATTATTGGCTGAAGATAATTTATTTCGGGTTGTACCAGAAGATACGTCCATTAATACATTTGATAAAAAGGATGGAGCACTTTGGAGCCTTTCGGATTTAGGCTTAACAAGGTTGGAACTTTTGAGAGTACTACATCTTCCTGGAGCCAAATTTGAGAAAAGGAAGTTATCTGATAGCATTGGAGAGCTCATACACTTAAGATATCTGAACTTAGAAGGTGCGTGGGTATCTCATCTTCCCTCTTCTTCTACAAAATCTAAAGCTGCTGATCTATCTAAATTTAAATGTAATTGGGCATTCTCATTTACTCACGCACACCTACTTGTTGGGAATGGAAGAATTGAGATACCTTGCATTACCAAGGGATATGCGAAGTAAGAGGAAGTTGGAATTAAAACATCTAGTGAACTTGGTGACCTTGATTAATTTCTCAACAAAGTACTGCCATTTAGAGGATCTTGGTGGTATGGCCGGATTGAGGTCTCTTGGAATCAAGATAACTGATGAGATCAGCTTTGAAACTCTTTCTGCATCGATACATGGATTGAGACACCTGGAAAATCTTGATATAGTATACGAAGGGGCTAAGGGGACCAAAGAAGGACGAGTGCCTATGGGGACCAACAAATGGAACACTCTATTGGAATTTGATAATCTCAACAAGCTGAAGTTGAGTACAAATATTCAATTGCTCTCTCATGAATTACAGTTCCCTTCTCGCCTAACAAGCCTGTATCTGTTCGGGAGTGGTTTGAAGGAGGACCCAATGCTGATTCTAGAGAAGCTGGTGCATCTGAAAGAGGTTAAATTAGGGAGTGGATCTTTCAGTGGGAGGAGAATGGTTTGCTCGAGGGGTGGGTTTCCTCAGTTGCAGAAGCTATATTTAGGGGAGCTAGAGGAGCTGAAAGAGTTGATAGTAGAAGAAGGCTCCATGCCCCTTCTTTATACTCTCTCTATAAATAATTGCCAAAAACTAAAGGAGTTTCCTGATGGGCTGCCATTCATCACTTCCTTAAAGTATTTGAGAGTTGAGAGAGGAATGGAAGAAAAGATTGTCcgaaggaggaggagaagattaTTACAAAGTCCAACACATCCCTTCTGTTGAAATCatgcatataaatatttaaacagaCAAACTAAGCACCAGGTAAAACATCTTTTCTTCTAATATCAATTCTCTGTATGTTTTCAGAAAGGATAGAAACCGAATTTACAGTGTTTAATGTgacatttttctttaaaaaaaaagatgtaaaaTTCTGCTGAATTTGATTGGCGTTTGGTTCTTATGTTTTGTAGATGATCTGATCTGAAGCAAATCTCTTACCAACTTGGGTATGGGCGAATCAACCGAATAATAATCTCTGTGCAATCTTGTGTATTTTATTGTATAATTAATCAGacatatgtttttcttttacaaagaacaaaaatactTTGTGGTTTGTAGCAAAACTGGTTTCTTATATGTTCAATTGTTTGAGTGAAGATACTAGTTTTATCTGACTCTTCAATACTGTATCAGAGCGGTACATGCTTTTGCTTTCCTTTTCCATATGAACATCTTTGTTTCTTGAAacaactttttgtttgttttgtccATATCTTTTCTCTAATTTTTCGATTTACTTTACTCACAACCAGACAATCATAATATGTTCGTTTGTCGCTGAATGAAACCAAAGTTTCATGTTCGGTTTTGAATTAGagacgttaaaaatataaaactaatcaATCGACTTCGACTAAAACCCTTAGCCTTCCAAACTAACGATGCCGCCGGTACTGAAGCTATTAAAAGAACACCCAATAATTTGTTTGGCACTGTACGAAATATTTGAAATACAGGAAAAAATACCATTCATGTAATGTTTCCGAAGGAGTTGAAAAAGGATCATATTCTGACTTTTATCATGAGAATATCCAACTATAGCTTCCACTGAATGAATAATGGATCCAGATCCTAACAACAAAGCTTTCGAATAAGCCTCGATTTTGGATCTTAGCACCCCCAAAAGTCTG
This genomic stretch from Brassica napus cultivar Da-Ae chromosome C9, Da-Ae, whole genome shotgun sequence harbors:
- the LOC111200938 gene encoding LOW QUALITY PROTEIN: probable disease resistance protein At1g58602 (The sequence of the model RefSeq protein was modified relative to this genomic sequence to represent the inferred CDS: deleted 4 bases in 3 codons), with the protein product MSGELVSFAIEKLWDLLSHEYEQFQGVEDQYNELKTDLNTLKSFLKDANAKKHTSEVVRSFVKRINEIVLDAEDTIERTILKDVLGRGSIGRLACIAPKRMKIASEIGSLTKTIKKAVRDMNDFEVHQRIDDVKDPQPSQQRQEFPKIHEGNLVGMEANVKTLLGYLVEGDDIQVVSITGMGGLGKTTLARQVFHDNLVKKKFDRLAWVCVSQVCDHIKVWQAILQNFRSKEQQNEIQKMTKAALQGELFELLETSNSLIVLDDIWNKEDWDLIKRIFPHKAGSKVLLTSRNERVARPGETYIDFKPECLSDQDSWTLFKSIAMPRKDASGDEEVEKMEKMGKKMMEHCRGLPLAIRVLGGLLAEKYTIHNWERLSLNVGSHLVGRTSDDNNNSLNHILSLSFEELPVYLKLFFLYLAHFPEDYEINVEDLSYYWAAERILEYGTRDRIRDVGDNYFWELVRRNMVISEIDKTTGRFETCRLHDLMRDICLFKAKEENFLHTVGVRSPTSHYQSRRFVSHDPTTLNVEKDISNPKVRSIVVFWKSDLYSLLAEDNLFRVVPEDTSINTFDKKDGALWSLSDLGLTRLELLRVLHLPGAKFEKRKLSDSIGELIHLRYLNLEGAWVSHLPSSLQNLKLLIYLNLNVIGHSHLLTHTYLLGMEELRYLALPRDMRSKRKLELKHLVNLVTLINFSTKYCHLEDLGGMAGLRSLGIKITDEISFETLSASIHGLRHLENLDIVYEGAKGTKEGRVPMGTNKWNTLLEFDNLNKLKLSTNIQLLSHELQFPSRLTSLYLFGSGLKEDPMLILEKLVHLKEVKLGSGSFSGRRMVCSRGGFPQLQKLYLGELEELKELIVEEGSMPLLYTLSINNCQKLKEFPDGLPFITSLKYLRLREEWKKRLSEGGGEDYYKVQHIPSVEIMHINI